One Magnetococcales bacterium genomic window, TCGCCCAGGGAGATCAGTTTGGGTTGTTGCTGTTCGATCAGCAGGATGGCCGAGGCGCGATAGAGGGGAACCAGGGACCAGACGTGCAGGGAGGTGGGGATCAGGACGAAGAGGAGGATGCTCAACACCTGCCACTTGCGTTTCAGGAAGGTGAGCCAGTAGTGTCGCAGGGGCAGGCCGGAGACGACCTCGTCATCCAGGACGGTCGGGGGTCTCCCTGGGGAGGCAAACGCCGGCGCCGGCGGTGCCGCCGGGGTGATGAGCCCCGTCTTCTTGGCTCCGTCCGTCCAAAAAGAGGGGGAGGGATTTTCGGACATGGGCCTTGATCCTTCTTACCAGAAGCCTTCCGGGACAGTGATGATGTCGTCCGGAAAGACCGGATCATCGAGGTGAATGGGGATCTCCTTGTTTCGGCTGCTCTGGCCACGGATCACGGTAATGCGCTCGCGATCCGCCCGGTCCGAGAATCCCCCGGCAAGAGTGATGGCCTTGCGCACGGTCAACCCCGGACGGAAGGGATATCCTCCGGAGGTGGATACTTCACCGTTGACGTAGACCATGCGATACGAGGTGATGGAGACATTGACCACCGGATTGCGCAGAAAACCGTCCTGGAAGCGACGGGTCAAATCCTTTTCGAGTTCTTTCCCGGTGAGGCCTTCGACGGTGATCTCCCCCAGGAAGGAGTAGGAAATTTTGCCGCTGGGGGCAATGGTCGTTTCCAGACTGAGATCGGGCTCTTCGGCTACGGTGATTTGGATCTTGTCGCCGGGCCCCAACCGATAGGTGGAGGGCAGGTCGAGGTCACCTGCCGCCCGGGCGAGCGGAACGACCCAGCCGAGAAGAACCACGGCGATGAGGGTGATGTGCCTTCGAAAGGTTACGGAAAGGAAAACGGGATATCTCATACCTTTTCCGCAAGAATGGCTGATCGGGTGGCGAGCGGCCTCGTCGGGGACCGTCTCACATCCCTCCTTTGAAGGTAACCATGACCGCATTGTCGTCGTAGTTGCTGCCGGGCCTGTTCGACTCCTGAACGGTATGGCTCAAATCCACGCCCATGGTCCACCAGCGAGGGAATTGGTAGTTTACCCCAATTCCGGCTTTCCACAAATTGTTTTCCAACGAGGAGGCGTAGGCATTGTTGGTATAGGAAAGCTTGGCGGTTTGTGTCAAGAATGAACGCACCTGATGTTCCAGGGAGAGACTGGCGCCCGTGGTGACGAAATAGAGATCCGTTTCGCCGCCTTCCTGAAAGTCGCGGTTCAGGTTCAGTCCGACGGAGGTGTGACGCAACGGTTTCCAGACGACATTTCCGTCCCAGGTGGTGGAGGAGGTGTCGCTCTGGGGTTTGTCGGGCAGGCTTTTGGCTTTCATGCCCACGCGCACTTCGCCGGTGGTCTGGGCGGTGGCGCGCCAGGTGAGGCCTGCCCCAAGGCCTGTTTCGAGGCTGTCCCGCTTCAGGGTGGCGTCGTCGTAGTGGATCGATTTGCGGCTGAGTTCGGTCAGCAGGGACGTTTTGGGCGAGATGGCGTACATGACGGAAAAGGCCACCTTGTCCCAGTAGTGACCGACGTTCTCCTTGTCGTTGATATCCCGGGAGGTCGACAAGAGGGTCTTGAAGCGGTTGAGAGTGTATTCCCCCTTGGTTTCAACCGAATAGTGGCGCCACTTCTTTGGTGGCGCTTTGATGTCGCCGAATCCGGTATCGGGCGCACCCCGGGTATCGTGATTCCAGTCGGAGGCTCCTTCGATGGCGAATTTCATCTTGTTGGGTTGTTCGTAGCTGGCATTGACGCGCAGTCCCTGGTCCGCGAAATCCTCGGAGGTCCAGGATTCATGACGGGTCACGTCGGCCTGGTACCCGGCGGAGAAGGTGA contains:
- a CDS encoding polysaccharide export protein, giving the protein MRYPVFLSVTFRRHITLIAVVLLGWVVPLARAAGDLDLPSTYRLGPGDKIQITVAEEPDLSLETTIAPSGKISYSFLGEITVEGLTGKELEKDLTRRFQDGFLRNPVVNVSITSYRMVYVNGEVSTSGGYPFRPGLTVRKAITLAGGFSDRADRERITVIRGQSSRNKEIPIHLDDPVFPDDIITVPEGFW
- a CDS encoding outer membrane beta-barrel protein, translating into MRRKCQPALYLLLLGALLWSFTGDLRARDEKAKGISIGIFRINPSFNMSSSYSDNILKTSDNRIADKILSFKPVLQITTHWRKLTFSAGYQADVTRHESWTSEDFADQGLRVNASYEQPNKMKFAIEGASDWNHDTRGAPDTGFGDIKAPPKKWRHYSVETKGEYTLNRFKTLLSTSRDINDKENVGHYWDKVAFSVMYAISPKTSLLTELSRKSIHYDDATLKRDSLETGLGAGLTWRATAQTTGEVRVGMKAKSLPDKPQSDTSSTTWDGNVVWKPLRHTSVGLNLNRDFQEGGETDLYFVTTGASLSLEHQVRSFLTQTAKLSYTNNAYASSLENNLWKAGIGVNYQFPRWWTMGVDLSHTVQESNRPGSNYDDNAVMVTFKGGM